In Chelonia mydas isolate rCheMyd1 chromosome 7, rCheMyd1.pri.v2, whole genome shotgun sequence, the sequence GTGGACAACCTGGCCACCCAACTTCAAATGGGCTAAAGCACAGAACTGCCATCATGCTTGACTTTTCCCAACTTTGCTGCAGATTTTGCTCTGTTTCTTACACAaaagggagtggggcagggaagagactTCCCAGGACTCACTTTAACAAACTGCTGTTGAACTTCCAGCTTGCAATTAAACTCAAACCAGCTGCAGACAGGAATTCTAAATGATCAGAACTTCTAGCTGTCTTGGGGAAACAAGAAATGGATTGAGTCTGACTGGAAATCactctgggagcagggggggaggaATTGCATGGTAGGATATTAGTGCATACAATTCCTGACCATGTCACATTGGCCTGTAGGGAAACTACTAGCTTGTAGAGTTGTCTTAGCTTGCTTGGCTATTGGTAGGGTTGAGGTACATGGTGAAACTTGTAAAAGATATATATGAAAGCACTACTGCATTGTCAAACCTAACACATCTGTCTGAAAAGCCTCAGGGGGAACTTGCCTTCCAAACAGGATTCAATGTTGCTCAGATCTAGACTCACTGTGGCTGCCTACTCCTGTATCTCTTGTAATAGTGTGATACAGATTGCTTTTGAAAGCCAGGATATGTATAATCTCTTGACTAAccaatcccaaaatgtcacttattttaaaaactttcttgATGCGCTGCTCTAAATTTGAGACAGGATTCAGAAGTTTGATACAATTCTGAAACTGCAGTAGTCTTGCCTCCTACAAGGAGCCAAGGGCCTTCAGGAAAGGCCCTTTTTGCTCAGCTTATAGTGACTTCTTGCACATGCTATATGTGCAGGAGATGTAGGGGGAAAAGTCCCTAATTTCTCTCAACCAGCCTCATGGCAGTGTTGAGGACTGCAGAATTCCAAGGAGCATTGGATGAACAAATGCTAGATCCCTCAATTTAAATGGCACTAGAGCTGCTCCCAAGACTCATGTCTAGGCCAGTAAGTAACTTCTGTACTAACTTGTCCCTCTGCTCTTTCTATAGATATGGGATACAGCAGGACAGGAACGGTTTCAGTCTCTGGGTGTGGCCTTCTACAGAGGAGCAGACTGCTGCGTGCTGGTATTCGATGTGACAGCtccaaatacatttaaaaccCTAGACAGCTGGAGGGACGAGTTTCTCATTCAGGCCAGTCCAAGAGATCCTGAGAACTTCCCTTTTGTTGTGTTGGGAAACAAGGTTGACCTAGAAAACAGACAAGTAAGTCAGTGGCCTTTCTTGAAAGCTACTAAATCAGAGAGCTTGTCGGGATAATTCTAAGAGGCAGCTTAGTCTTGTCCAAAGCATCAGGGCAGCTTAGAGTCACAGCTAACACTGTTTAACCTGGGCCCTTGTGAAGAGGGCTACCCATCTGTCCTCTACAGAGGCATGCATACATTGCCTTAGAGAAGGGGCATAACATTAGAGGAAACATGAGGCAGTGGTTCAAGAAGTGCAGCACAGATGCTAGTTGAGTCTTATTTAGCTGCACCAAGCCATCTCAAAGACTTGCTCCATGCAGTTCCTGGTCACCTCTGGCTTGGAGAAAATGTTGCCGGTCTGTCTTGCGTGCTGTGTGGAGGAAAGGGGTGTCCATTGTGACAGTAGGGTTCATAACATAAAGCGGAGGCTTCCTCTCAGGAAtcgggggcaggaggggatgggcAAACATCCTTCAGAATACCCTCAAGCAAAAGTTCAATCTCTGCACTAAAATCCCAGCCATTATCAAGCAACTGACTGGGTTTTCTAAAGCAGTTCTCCTGCATGTTGCCCATGCAGTGAAAGTTAGGACGTACATTGTAACATCCAGCATATACTGACCCTTTGAGTCCCAAGGGTTGGGGGCTGTTGGACTATGCAGATGACTCCATAGTTCTTGGAGAACTGATACCAAAGTGCTAGACAGTGGAGTTAATCTAGCTGCATTCTAGACAAAATATCTGTCACTTGCTACAGCTGTAGCAAAATCTTACTGCAGTTAAGATTCAAACTGTACCATGTTCACCTGCCACCTAACGCAGCAACTTTAGCTGATCAAACTGGATGCTAGCTTTCTGTCCATACATGTGGTAGgtgttttcttaatttaaaaaaaaaaaaaattctccacttGACAACTAACACTGGCACTGAGTGCCCTTTGCATAGATCAGGGGTgtccagcctgagaaggagccagaatttaccaatggacATTGCCAGAGAGATACAGTAATATGTTAGCAGTGCCCACATcagctcttttttcccccccctccctccctgcacctcctgagcatctgtttcgtggtgtgcaggaggctcggggagggggggggggggggtagcaagggcatggcaggctcagggaaggggtggagtgggggcagggcctttggcagagccaagggttgagcaatgagcaccccttggcacattggaaaattggcacctgtagctccagccccagagtcagtgcctatacaaggagctgcatgttaacttctgaagagccgcatgtggccctggagccacaggttggccaccccgccATAGATGAAGGTGGTGATTGTTCCCTGTTCCTCATACAGGTTGCCACAAAACGAGCACAGGCCTGGTGCTACAGCAAAAATAACATCCCTTACTTTGAAACCAGTGCCAAGGAGGCCATTAATGTGGAACAAGCTTTCCAGACAATTGCACGAAATGCACTTAAACAGGTATGATATGAAGAAATATCTAGCACCCTCTAGTGGCTTTCCAGTCAACTCTGCAACCAGAATCTAAGCTGTTCATGTTGCATTTAAGCTAATGACACTTGCAGGAGACATGCTGAATTTGACTTCTCTGCATCAGTATCTGCCCCTTCCCAAAGGAGTGTGCCAAGTCAGCACTTGACACCAAGTCTGGAAGACACCAAAGATGGCATTTCCCTACTCCTTCGGGCAATCCTCTTCCCAGCAGAAAGCCTCCTTCCCCAACAGCCATCTGTAACACTCCACACTACCCACTTCCCTTCAGTGGTGCAGACCTAGCTGAGAACAAGGAGTAAAATCTATAACTAGTGACTCTCTTCTCTCTTCTTAGGAAACAGAGGTGGAGCTTTACAACGAATTCCCTGAACCCATCAAACTAGACAAGAATGACCGAGCAAAGGccactgcagagtcctgcagctGCTGAGATGGAGATGGAGGGGTTGAGCACAGTCCTTCACAAACAGATCACACTTAGGCCTTCAAACACACAGCCCCTCTTCTgtgtaaaaacaaatgaaataaactCCCATCTCCAGCTGCCAAAATCCTCCCCCTCTACCATGAGCAACTGTAAGCCCATTCCCCTACACAGAACTCATCCATGTCCCTACATCCTTCCACATCACTTCATGGTAACAGGCCTTTCTCTtagtttaaaatggaaattctTATGTAAGTTTGGAACATAAGCTAATTCAGGTGTCCAGTGGAAAGACTGTTTACAGGTAATCTGTGTAACAAttgacatacatttttaactgtcTTGTGTTCCCCTGTGAAGGCTGCAACTGGAAAGGCTGATTACCCATAGTTCATCGCAAGCTCAGCACTCAGTCTAATTAGGTTGAGTTTTGTATGTATCTCTGTTAATGCTTGTTACTTTTAACTAATCAGATCTTTTTACAGTATCCATGTATTATGTAATGCTTCTTTAGGAAAAAATCTTATAGTACATGTTAATATATGCAAccaattaaaaatgtataaattagTGTAAAATTCTTGAATTACATGTTTAAGTACTGAAACACAGATTCACTAGAAAGTGAGGAGGACTCTGAAATGCAGTGTGCTAGCAACAAAGTCTAGATAGAGGCAGTATTCTGTACAGTAGAAGCAAGAATTATGTAAACCTTTTTATTGACTTTGAGAGCAGAAAAAAGCTTCATCTCCTAGAAAATCTGTCTGGCTTCCTTGTAGCTAAATTTTCAGAGGATGATGTGCATACTGGATTATTGGatgcaaaaaattaaatacagcTATCAAATGTTCATCTTGTTTGTTCACCTTCCCTGCCCACTAACTTTTTTGCATTCTTTGCAGAACATTAAAGTCTGAGGTGTTCCAGCAACTCCCACCTTTGTGGAAGGAGCTCATCTTTCCCTTTCCTGGGTTGAGGTGGTGGTCCCTTTACAAATGACCTGGAATATAAATCTTTCCTCCCCTTGTGCCAACCACTAATCTGGAATTTTTGGTATGGGAAAAACTTGGTTgtcccctccctttcctcctcttttccctaGTCTTTGTTCTTGCATTTGTAGCTTGCTTCAATGGAACACTTCTACCCGTTTTCCAGAGGTCTACATTCTAGTACGTAGGCTAAGCGGTTGTGTAAAGAGACAAACATGATGCCAATAAACTTAACAAGAACAAAACTTGTTGGTGGTTTTCCTCCCTGTTTCTGATTATCTTCCCTATTAAACTGTCTCCCATGCTCTGTAATGGGAACTCATGGAACTAAATTAAAGTGAGCCCTTCCTAAATGAAGGGCCTTGTCTACCACCCTTTATTTGTTCTCTATAGAGAACAAAAATCAGTGATCTCTGTAGCTTTAAACTCTTGAATAATGGAAATGAGCAGGCCTTCTAACTGCATGATAAAACTCCTAGAAAAGGCTTGAGGAGCTGTCTTCTAGAGACTTCAGCAAATGATGGAACAGGTTACAGGGAAGCTCCAGCTCTAATTGTCCACTTGCTGTACAGCAGATGAAGCAGAGTCCACTTCATTGTACCCCTGGTGTCCAGTCCTCTTGGAGCCCTAGGCAGTTCCTGTAAGATCATGTTTGCATTAACATAACATGATTGGCTGATATGAAATACCTGCATGAGGGTGGTGCTCTGCAGAGCAAGTGGTGTCTAACTGCTACACCCAGCCACTCTTCTGTCTGCAGGAAGAAGCGTTGCACTACACTTCAGTGCTGTGGAATCTCCTTGACACTCCCCTCTCCTGCCATCTTTGCATAGACTGTTAACCACAGTACTAGCCTACTGTTAAAGACAGATGACCCAAGTCAAGGTCTTGGGCTGGGGGAGATAGGGAAGGGCAACCCAGATCTACTACCAGCTCCAATTGACTTTTCTCCGCTTCAATATCTACAAGGTCTCAAATGCCACCATTGTCTTTTTACACTGACTAATAAGAGAACCCACACTAGGGTTAAAGTGAACGTTCTAAGCTTTGGCAGCTGGTCACAGTACTCAAGTTGCAGAGGCAGGACTATGGCTTAATATAGCAAGCAAATGTAGTGTGGTGGAAGAACTCTTtgttggggagagggaaggctaTATCCCTTTTCCCCCTGCTTTACAGATAAAGTCTGGACTGAATAAAACTCGGTTTGTGTGGTGAGGAGAGAGGCCAGTGTCAAGGCACCCTTAGTTAATCCTAAACAGACCAGAGCATGCCCCTGCCTCCTGTAGCTAGCAGCATTTAAAGCAaagctgctggctggagctcacTTCTAGTGTAGGAAGCCTCTTAACCCTACATCCAACTCATCTCCACAGTGAGACAGCATCCCCCCCCTCCACAACTTTGCCTGCAGGTGCAATATTTTTAACTTGGAGACTGAGGGCCTCCTTCAGAACTCTGAGCATCTTCTCCTTTCTAGGATGGCTCCATAGTGCTACAGGCCACTCCACAATTCCTCTTAATCCATTACAGTACTTAAATTCCCTGAGAGCCTGTGATGGCGTACggctctctcctgctgctctttccCATAGTGGTGAGTGCTGCAGTGGCAGCACCTGTGCCCACCTTACTTGGTAGAACAACAAGGATTCTGGTGGCACCtaaaagactaacatttatttgggcataagcctttGTGGGTTTAAAAAACCCATTTCAGATGTATGGTGTGAAAATGAGATGCAGGtgtaaatatactgacacatgaagagaagggtaCAGGCTAACATGCTACCTCTTTGATACTTTACTTGGTAGTGTAGACTGCACTGGCTCCATACAAGGGCCATCTGTTCTATGTCCTCTGCAGCAGGCACCTTATGTGCTAAAGGCCTAATATGGAACGCCAGATGGCTTGCAGAGCCGTCAGGTGGACCTAGACCAAGGTGTCCTGGGGTCAGGATGCAACTTCTTGTTTCATAGCAGAGTCAAAAGGCAGAAGAATGAAGCGAGTCTCTTGTCTCAGCACCTTATGGCCTGGCTGATGGCAGCAGCCCAGCGTTACAACAACAAATGCGTTGCAAAGGCTTTACGCTGGTCTGAGGGCTTTCAAAATACAGGCCCTTCATGGGCAAGAGCTACTGCTGTTAAGTCAAAGTAACTATTAAACAGTCCTGCTGTCTGCCACGTGTTCCTTTCTAAAATCTTCCCTGGTCTCGGGCATGTTCTGCTGCTAAGCCCAGCCTTCCTGCATCTCTCCAAATCCCACTTCAAACCATCTCTGTCTCAATGTCTTTCCCCTCAGTACTACCTTTGCTTTAATTTAGTCTCCAATATTTACATTGCTTTGCATAATCTAGACTCTGGGTGCTAGGTAAGTCAGCTTCTGGCTAGGCTAATTTCTCTGCCCTGAAAAAAGCAAGACTTTTTGCCCAATGAGTGGGAACGTAACCGTGAGATGCGCTCAGTAGGTTATGCAGCCCAGCAAATGTTTTTGAATATGTGTGGGGCTGCTGGCTGCCTGCAATACAATGTTAGAGACTTGCCTAGTCCATCGAAATGCAATTGCTGATCAGCAATGGGAAGGGCATGTGCAGCTGTTCATGCACACAAATAGAAGTGCTGTTGGGCCATGACCTCCTGGGCTGGGCCTGGAGAAAGGGGCTAAGGGATGCAAGTGATAAGGCTTGCTTGGAATGAGCAGCAGCGTGTCCTTTCAGTTACTAATAGATGACACTGAAGTTAAAACTACCTCCATTGAGTTATTTTTCAAATAACTCAGGACCCCCTTATGTGGGTCTCTCCTTAGTCTCAAATTAGATTCTGCTGTCTCATTTAAATGCCAAGGGCATTTCAACCTCCCTGAACCACATTGTAGGCTGTGGTTGGTCATAGATTTAAGTCCAGAAGGCACCAAAGAGAGCTTTTCAATAATGCGTCACTGTTtgatttattacttgtattgtaATAGCATCTGCTAGCCTGTTTGTATCAGGGtttcattgtgctaagtgctgtacaaatataggaAGACTTTGCTCCCATGCTGCTCGGGACAGGGATTAGCTCATTCAGCCCCTCTCAAGCACTTGAATAGTATTTGATGCTGCTTCTAGTCTAAAGAAACAAGCCTCTTCTGTAGTTCTGCTAGTGTGGAGAAAAGGGCAGCAATTGCAACACCTAAACAGCTACCTTCCTCTATTCTAGTTCCTGATGCCTCAGTCCTTAATAAACCAAAGTTCAGATCTGCACTCAGGACACCTATTTTACCATGTACAGTTTAACATTTGATTTAGTACCATGTTGGGATGGGGAAGCACTCTTAAATGTTGGGTCATGGGTGGAGTTGATCAATAGCCAGACCTCCCAGGGCTGCTTCATTTGTGAGCAACCTGTGCAACAGTGACATACATTAGGTGAAGTGAATGATTTATAGATCTGGAGCAAAAATCTCTACTTTATTTGCCCAGTGCTGCTGTGATTTGCTGGTGGCCTTGAGTTAGAAACCAACACTGAGGAGAATCGGAACGTGTGGAAAGCTCCAACGTCCAACAAATATATGAGAGAATTTCTAGGGGTCATCACCCATGTGTGCCAGCCTAGAAGGAAGCGATGCT encodes:
- the RAB7A gene encoding ras-related protein Rab-7a, whose protein sequence is MTSRKKVLLKVIILGDSGVGKTSLMNQYVNKKFSNQYKATIGADFLTKEVMVDDRLVTMQIWDTAGQERFQSLGVAFYRGADCCVLVFDVTAPNTFKTLDSWRDEFLIQASPRDPENFPFVVLGNKVDLENRQVATKRAQAWCYSKNNIPYFETSAKEAINVEQAFQTIARNALKQETEVELYNEFPEPIKLDKNDRAKATAESCSC